The proteins below are encoded in one region of Fibrobacter sp. UWR2:
- a CDS encoding PilZ domain-containing protein, whose protein sequence is MILPSQLIWLGAIIIMGLVLLVLVEINRSNLRREHEEMFGTKDFDEKVAANNLTPKEIRTLEKLVRASKFENKDAVLNSSHLFETAVSDFYEIRDVDMVRDETLDAVSRLRQKLGFDASNPLSVIASTRQFNVGNRVDLLLDGVGKLKHSEILSQKEKKWKVAYDGSFGPGSSYEGKEVRIRWTRPEDAVYSANVKVCGSEPGMLVLRHSISLDKQQLRRWLREIVNFPVEAVFADGKTCNGMLYDLSAGGILIGLPIECESGLHIRIRFELPSFGPEDVEIEILRNLGHKNADYPELYSTTASFTGAFGWTQERVLQYIFEVNKQKKAKESAKNALTS, encoded by the coding sequence GTGATTTTGCCTTCTCAGTTAATCTGGCTTGGCGCCATCATCATCATGGGACTGGTTCTCCTTGTCCTGGTTGAAATCAATAGGTCAAACCTTCGTCGCGAGCACGAAGAAATGTTTGGAACGAAGGATTTCGACGAAAAGGTGGCGGCAAACAATTTGACTCCGAAGGAAATCCGTACGCTAGAAAAACTTGTTCGCGCATCCAAGTTCGAAAATAAGGATGCGGTCCTGAATTCTTCGCACCTATTCGAAACGGCGGTTTCGGACTTCTATGAAATCCGTGATGTCGACATGGTGCGTGACGAGACACTTGATGCCGTTTCGCGCCTGCGCCAGAAGCTCGGGTTCGATGCCTCGAATCCGCTTTCGGTAATCGCCAGTACTAGGCAGTTCAATGTCGGAAACCGCGTGGACTTGCTTCTGGATGGGGTGGGTAAACTCAAGCATTCTGAAATCTTGTCACAAAAAGAAAAGAAATGGAAGGTCGCCTACGACGGAAGTTTCGGCCCCGGTAGCTCGTACGAGGGCAAGGAAGTCCGCATCCGCTGGACCCGTCCTGAGGATGCGGTCTATTCTGCAAACGTGAAAGTTTGCGGTAGCGAGCCTGGGATGCTGGTCCTGAGGCATTCGATTTCGCTAGACAAGCAGCAGTTGCGCCGCTGGCTGCGTGAAATCGTCAATTTCCCGGTAGAAGCAGTGTTTGCCGACGGCAAGACCTGTAACGGCATGCTCTACGACCTTTCGGCTGGCGGTATCCTCATCGGACTTCCGATCGAGTGTGAAAGCGGCCTGCACATCCGTATCCGGTTCGAGCTCCCGAGTTTCGGGCCCGAAGACGTGGAAATCGAGATTTTGCGCAATTTGGGGCATAAAAACGCCGATTACCCCGAACTGTACTCCACGACGGCGTCGTTTACCGGTGCCTTCGGATGGACCCAGGAACGCGTTCTGCAGTATATATTTGAGGTCAATAAGCAAAAAAAGGCCAAAGAAAGTGCTAAAAACGCGCTAACTAGTTAA
- a CDS encoding type 4a pilus biogenesis protein PilO, translated as MGNFDFKDKKNIYAIVITVLILAMGYYVWDYMWNPFVEQRTSLENELRSAQSELDKINAKKHRIAELELQLVQAEKDFEKLKEMFPEEEKVPLRLQDLYAVLRASGVQIQKFNPEGSSEKEHYVENRYSIAVNSGYHMLGYLFAEIANFNYPTAITNLRLNRYSGIAAELQKAETHGWTPITVSVSFNLTTYTSKKVAK; from the coding sequence ATGGGAAATTTCGATTTTAAAGACAAAAAGAATATATACGCGATTGTCATAACCGTCCTGATTCTTGCGATGGGTTACTACGTGTGGGACTACATGTGGAACCCGTTTGTCGAACAACGAACGAGTCTTGAGAATGAGTTGCGTTCGGCACAGTCGGAACTCGACAAGATTAACGCGAAGAAGCATCGCATCGCGGAACTCGAACTGCAGCTCGTGCAGGCCGAAAAGGATTTCGAGAAACTTAAGGAAATGTTCCCCGAAGAGGAAAAGGTGCCGCTGCGCCTGCAGGACCTCTACGCCGTGCTCCGCGCTTCCGGCGTGCAGATCCAGAAGTTCAACCCGGAAGGTTCTTCCGAGAAGGAACACTATGTGGAGAACCGCTATTCTATTGCGGTCAACTCCGGCTACCACATGCTCGGTTACCTTTTCGCAGAAATCGCGAACTTCAATTACCCGACAGCCATTACGAACTTGAGACTCAACCGGTACTCGGGCATTGCCGCCGAACTTCAGAAGGCGGAAACCCATGGCTGGACGCCGATTACGGTGTCGGTGTCGTTTAACCTGACCACCTATACATCAAAGAAGGTTGCCAAATGA
- a CDS encoding dihydroorotase has product MPNMVLNNVCPFVDGKFAKPTKMCLVDGKWADSAPEGTPEFDAKGALALPALFGLGLDFKEPLRDDIYTFKDGVCAMRRGGFFGGLYESSANPIDDSQKLTAMQQLSAKSGLEFAFLGAFSMGYQCKDLSEMVELAQGGAVGFGDGNCDCSRTRFLRLAMEYGSMTGKRFFFMPLDDSLRHHGLVHEGSYADTLGMKSIPRIAETIAAFRILEMARFLKVPVHFKQVSCGETLKLVETARAQGVDVTCDVDIYHLLLDDSCLFDLDSHCNVPMPFRSAEDREALWKGLESGTVNAISVNHDPVLRQDKEVNFEDAVPGAVSLEIALGAIWKPLSGRLGAARAVELLSTAPAQLAGVEPAALRKGGQANLVLLDQDCPTKVVPSMFAGKTRNTPLLGKELSSKIVGSYIGGIWNEV; this is encoded by the coding sequence ATGCCTAATATGGTTTTGAACAACGTTTGCCCGTTCGTAGACGGGAAGTTCGCTAAGCCGACGAAGATGTGCCTTGTCGATGGGAAATGGGCCGACAGCGCCCCTGAAGGCACTCCCGAATTCGATGCGAAGGGAGCGCTTGCGCTTCCTGCGCTCTTTGGCCTTGGGCTCGATTTCAAGGAGCCGCTCCGCGATGACATCTACACGTTCAAGGACGGCGTGTGCGCTATGCGCCGCGGCGGATTCTTCGGTGGCCTGTACGAAAGTTCAGCAAACCCGATTGACGATTCGCAGAAACTCACCGCGATGCAGCAGCTGAGCGCGAAGTCCGGACTGGAATTCGCATTCCTGGGCGCTTTCAGCATGGGCTACCAGTGCAAGGACCTTTCCGAGATGGTGGAACTTGCACAGGGTGGCGCAGTCGGCTTTGGTGATGGAAACTGTGATTGCTCCCGTACGCGCTTCCTGCGCCTGGCGATGGAATACGGTTCCATGACCGGCAAGCGGTTCTTCTTTATGCCGCTAGACGATTCGCTCCGTCATCACGGACTCGTTCACGAGGGTAGCTACGCCGATACGCTCGGCATGAAGAGCATCCCGCGTATCGCCGAAACTATTGCGGCCTTCAGGATTCTGGAAATGGCTCGATTCCTCAAGGTTCCGGTACATTTCAAACAAGTTAGTTGCGGTGAAACACTCAAACTCGTCGAGACCGCACGTGCTCAGGGCGTAGACGTGACCTGCGACGTGGATATCTACCACCTGCTCCTGGACGACAGTTGCCTGTTCGACCTCGACTCGCATTGCAATGTGCCGATGCCGTTCCGTTCTGCCGAAGATCGCGAGGCTCTCTGGAAGGGCCTTGAATCGGGAACCGTGAATGCGATTAGCGTGAACCACGACCCGGTGCTCAGGCAGGACAAGGAAGTGAATTTTGAAGATGCAGTGCCGGGAGCGGTTTCCTTGGAAATCGCACTCGGGGCCATCTGGAAACCGCTCAGCGGGCGGCTCGGCGCCGCGCGCGCGGTGGAACTGCTTTCCACCGCCCCGGCACAGCTTGCGGGCGTGGAACCTGCGGCTCTCCGCAAGGGCGGACAGGCAAACCTGGTCCTCCTCGACCAGGACTGCCCGACGAAGGTTGTCCCCTCCATGTTCGCGGGCAAGACCCGCAATACTCCGCTCCTGGGCAAGGAACTTTCCTCGAAGATTGTTGGTTCTTATATCGGCGGTATCTGGAACGAGGTCTAG
- the pilM gene encoding pilus assembly protein PilM, protein MALDLLARIRGERETIGIDVGHYSIKYVKVYHNSRGGKVVVEIDTEPVPDGAIINGEIQRRDGEPVTGPDGKKEKDGYELLSEALTKMMMRHNRDTNTDIVACVNCCAGAGGVLVDRISVKVPKNGNESAIILQTAQSRPPFDDQDNVIDFEIESREGDEVKANVVAAKNALLDSWAQFFTIKGLKLSAMDVDIFGLLNAYTATASEEDLKQTTAVINIGEKKMSIGFIQQGKFHSMRAMTGGSLDIVISKLSETLGIDAAKCHEIFESGDLGIVDGFAEAEVEQAMQMAYEDIMAQVEFGLRYYSSSEDSEPLDKILLGGGGASLKGLKEFIAERSGIETDTVNPFRYVECDASVVGESGVSLALSNILAPALGLAMRKFD, encoded by the coding sequence TTGGCACTTGATTTGTTAGCTCGAATTCGCGGAGAACGCGAGACTATCGGCATAGATGTTGGCCATTACAGCATCAAATACGTGAAGGTTTACCATAACAGTCGCGGTGGCAAGGTTGTCGTCGAGATTGATACGGAACCTGTGCCCGACGGCGCTATTATCAATGGCGAAATCCAGCGTCGCGATGGCGAGCCCGTTACAGGCCCCGACGGCAAGAAGGAAAAGGACGGCTACGAACTTTTGAGCGAGGCGCTTACCAAGATGATGATGCGCCATAATCGCGATACCAATACGGATATTGTTGCCTGCGTGAACTGCTGTGCCGGTGCGGGCGGTGTGCTGGTCGATAGGATTAGCGTGAAGGTGCCCAAGAACGGAAACGAGTCCGCAATTATCCTCCAGACCGCGCAGTCCCGTCCGCCTTTCGATGACCAGGATAACGTTATCGACTTCGAGATTGAATCCCGCGAAGGTGACGAAGTCAAGGCGAACGTGGTGGCGGCAAAGAATGCGCTGCTTGATTCCTGGGCTCAGTTCTTTACAATCAAGGGCCTGAAGCTCTCCGCCATGGATGTCGATATTTTCGGCCTCCTGAACGCCTATACCGCTACGGCCTCCGAAGAGGACCTCAAGCAGACGACCGCCGTTATCAATATCGGCGAGAAGAAGATGAGCATCGGGTTCATCCAGCAGGGCAAGTTCCATTCGATGCGTGCCATGACCGGTGGTTCGCTCGATATTGTCATTTCGAAATTGAGCGAGACCCTCGGGATCGATGCCGCCAAGTGCCATGAGATTTTCGAATCGGGTGATTTGGGCATCGTGGATGGCTTTGCCGAAGCAGAAGTGGAACAGGCTATGCAGATGGCCTACGAGGACATCATGGCACAGGTGGAATTCGGCCTGCGCTACTACTCCTCTTCCGAAGACTCCGAACCGCTCGACAAGATCTTGCTTGGCGGTGGCGGCGCTTCGCTGAAGGGATTGAAGGAATTTATCGCCGAACGTTCCGGTATCGAGACCGATACGGTGAACCCCTTCCGTTACGTTGAATGTGATGCGAGCGTTGTCGGCGAATCGGGCGTGTCCCTTGCTCTTTCTAACATCCTTGCGCCAGCGCTTGGGCTTGCAATGAGGAAGTTTGACTAA
- a CDS encoding PilN domain-containing protein, whose product MAEKKTKTKEKEKAKASLKKSKRALCISINLLPPEYRKVKKDLSWVTDRRIIWPTVALIIAIIGFLYANIQIDETITNLQNEVSRVKSEVERERPLLTKIGELEQKQAIVNTKINALKSIQVSKKRWVVLFENVSSVLPPNMWLTSLNQVSEDNLEMKGMTFDFSEVAEYMVKLEKQASVEKVSLMTISTTKVDGEEAYSFTIKVVMKKDLGDG is encoded by the coding sequence ATGGCTGAAAAGAAAACAAAGACAAAAGAAAAGGAGAAGGCGAAGGCTTCGCTGAAAAAGTCGAAACGCGCCCTCTGCATTTCGATTAACCTTTTGCCTCCGGAATACCGCAAGGTCAAGAAAGACCTTTCGTGGGTTACGGACCGTCGCATTATTTGGCCCACGGTGGCGCTGATTATCGCGATTATCGGGTTCTTGTATGCCAACATACAGATTGACGAAACGATCACGAACCTCCAGAACGAGGTGAGCCGCGTAAAGTCCGAGGTTGAACGCGAACGTCCGCTGCTTACAAAGATTGGCGAACTGGAACAGAAACAGGCAATTGTCAATACGAAGATCAATGCCCTCAAGAGCATCCAGGTAAGCAAGAAGCGCTGGGTCGTGCTCTTTGAAAACGTCTCGTCGGTCCTGCCGCCGAACATGTGGCTCACGAGCCTTAACCAGGTATCGGAAGACAACCTGGAAATGAAGGGCATGACGTTCGATTTTTCCGAGGTGGCTGAATACATGGTCAAGCTCGAAAAGCAGGCCAGCGTTGAGAAGGTCTCGTTGATGACTATTTCTACGACGAAGGTCGACGGCGAAGAGGCGTACAGCTTCACCATCAAGGTTGTCATGAAGAAAGACCTGGGGGATGGCTAG